The proteins below are encoded in one region of Chlamydiales bacterium:
- the rpoC gene encoding DNA-directed RNA polymerase subunit beta' — MGPDDELQEAQFDMLTISIASDSVIRDQWSRGEIKKPETINYRTFKPEKGGLFCEKIFGPTKDWECACGKYKKIKHKGIVCDRCGVEVTLSKVRRERMAHIELAVPVVHIWFFKTMPSRIGNILGMSSADLERVIYYEEYIVVDPKHTELEKKQLLNDVQYREAQEKWGRDAFVAKMGGEAIHDLLQREDLQALLFELKDKLRKTKSMQARMKLAKRLKIVESLVSSPNKPEWMVMDQVPVIPPDLRPLVPLDGGRFATSDLNDLYRRVINRNNRLKAILKLKTPDVIVRNEKRMLQEAVDALFDNGRHGHPVMGAGNRPLKSLSEMLKGKQGRFRQNLLGKRVDYSGRSVIIVGPELKFNQFGLPKEMALELFEPFIVKRLKDLNYVYTIRSAKKMIQRKAPEVWDVLEDVIKGHPVLLNRAPTLHRLGIQAFEPVLIEGKALRIHPLVCTAFNADFDGDQMAVHVPLSVEAQLEAKLLMMAPDNIFLPSSGKPVAVPSQDMTLGLYYLMLDPLYLPEEHGLKTKVFRDTEEVLLALSAAGGFLETAPLKKGLYSRVEDLGRGLHIHEKIKLRLENGIIETTPGRVVFNTIVPKELGFQNYSLPKKRMSQLVLECYKKVGLEATVRFLDNLKNLGFAEATKAALSMGICDVRIPPTKVAVLEAAHKKVAIVKKQYEDGIITDGERHSKTISIWTEVSDVLSEELFKLISGVEDCKLNPLFLMMDSGARGNKSQIKQLGALRGLMANPSGEIIESPITSNFREGLTVLEYFISSHGARKGLADTALKTADSGYLTRRLVDVAQDVIIMEEDCGTLNGIEVSAIKQGQEELLPLKDRIFGRTLCDDIYLPGDKTKLLAKSGDTLTVIQAEAVDDSGIELVKIRSVLTCESKRGVCAKCYGLNLANGRNVGLGEAVGIIGAQSIGEPGTQLTMRTFHLGGIASAGLSPELITEEAGVLIYTDLRTVENEEGHWLVLNKNGLLHIVKDEQRTLEEYKKLLRTKSIEPLQTFSAELGTKILLPDGSHVKVGTKVAECEQHNIPIICDRPGYVKYEDLVEGISTERDVNKQTGQVELVVKQHRGELHPQIVIYADKDCTELVGTYAIPSSAIISVSEGQHVSAGRLLARLPRGAIKTKDITGGLPRVAELFEARKPKDAAEIAKIDGVIDFRGVQKNKRIVVVVDEVSGMEEEHHITKHLIVQRGDHVIKGQQLTDGLVVPHEILDICGVRELQKYLVNQVQEVYRLQGVDINDKHIEIIVRQMLQKVRVLDPGDTTLLFGEEVTKKEFYEENRKVIEEGGKPAQAAPVLLGITKASLATESFMSAASFQDTTRVLTDAACGGKKDLRRGHKESIIMGQIIPSGTGFERYREVRKLSELDLDDELLFDFTA, encoded by the coding sequence ATGGGTCCTGATGATGAATTGCAGGAAGCTCAATTTGATATGTTAACGATATCCATTGCTTCTGATTCTGTAATTCGTGATCAGTGGTCAAGGGGTGAAATTAAGAAACCAGAAACGATCAACTATCGTACATTCAAGCCAGAAAAGGGCGGCCTTTTTTGTGAAAAAATCTTTGGTCCGACTAAGGATTGGGAATGCGCTTGCGGTAAGTACAAGAAGATCAAGCACAAGGGCATAGTCTGTGATAGATGCGGTGTTGAAGTTACTCTTTCTAAAGTAAGAAGAGAGCGCATGGCCCACATTGAGCTTGCAGTGCCTGTCGTGCATATCTGGTTCTTTAAGACGATGCCATCGAGGATTGGAAATATTCTGGGCATGTCTTCTGCAGATCTTGAGAGAGTGATTTACTACGAAGAGTATATTGTTGTTGATCCTAAGCATACAGAACTTGAGAAAAAGCAGTTGCTTAACGATGTTCAGTATCGAGAAGCCCAAGAAAAATGGGGACGTGATGCTTTCGTTGCAAAGATGGGTGGTGAGGCAATTCATGATCTTTTGCAAAGAGAAGATCTTCAAGCTCTTCTTTTTGAGCTGAAAGATAAGTTGCGCAAAACAAAATCGATGCAAGCAAGGATGAAGCTTGCAAAGCGTTTAAAAATCGTTGAGAGCCTTGTTTCTTCTCCAAATAAGCCCGAGTGGATGGTCATGGACCAAGTTCCTGTGATTCCACCTGATTTAAGACCACTTGTTCCCCTAGATGGCGGAAGGTTTGCAACATCTGACTTGAACGACCTATACAGACGCGTCATCAACCGCAATAATCGTCTTAAGGCTATTTTGAAGCTTAAGACGCCTGATGTGATTGTTCGCAATGAAAAGAGAATGTTACAAGAGGCTGTGGATGCCTTGTTTGACAATGGAAGACATGGCCATCCTGTGATGGGTGCTGGCAATCGTCCTCTAAAATCATTGTCAGAGATGCTAAAAGGTAAGCAAGGGCGTTTCCGCCAGAACTTGCTTGGAAAGCGCGTTGACTATTCTGGCCGTTCTGTGATTATCGTAGGTCCTGAGCTTAAGTTCAATCAGTTTGGTCTACCAAAAGAGATGGCTTTAGAGCTATTTGAGCCCTTTATTGTAAAGCGTTTAAAAGACTTAAATTATGTCTATACAATTCGCTCTGCAAAGAAGATGATTCAAAGAAAGGCTCCAGAGGTTTGGGATGTTCTTGAAGACGTTATTAAGGGTCACCCAGTGCTGTTAAACAGGGCACCTACGCTTCATAGACTGGGTATTCAAGCGTTTGAGCCTGTACTTATTGAAGGTAAAGCACTTCGTATCCATCCTCTCGTATGTACGGCTTTTAATGCGGACTTTGACGGAGACCAAATGGCAGTTCACGTGCCACTCTCTGTAGAAGCCCAGTTGGAAGCAAAATTATTGATGATGGCGCCTGACAACATTTTCTTACCATCATCTGGTAAACCTGTTGCGGTTCCCTCACAAGATATGACACTTGGTCTTTATTATCTTATGCTTGACCCTCTCTACCTACCAGAAGAGCATGGTCTAAAAACTAAGGTTTTTAGAGATACAGAAGAGGTTTTATTAGCGCTGTCTGCAGCAGGAGGCTTTTTAGAAACGGCGCCTTTGAAAAAGGGCCTATATTCTAGAGTAGAAGACCTTGGAAGGGGTTTACATATCCATGAAAAGATAAAGTTGCGCTTGGAAAATGGTATCATTGAAACTACTCCAGGAAGAGTTGTGTTTAACACAATTGTTCCAAAAGAACTTGGTTTTCAAAATTACAGCCTTCCTAAAAAACGCATGAGTCAACTTGTACTCGAATGCTACAAAAAAGTAGGTCTTGAGGCAACAGTGCGTTTCTTGGATAACTTAAAGAATTTAGGTTTTGCAGAAGCTACAAAAGCAGCTCTTTCTATGGGTATTTGCGATGTGCGCATACCGCCTACTAAGGTAGCAGTTTTAGAAGCGGCTCATAAGAAAGTTGCTATTGTTAAAAAGCAATATGAAGATGGTATTATTACAGATGGTGAGCGTCACTCTAAGACGATTAGCATTTGGACAGAAGTTTCTGATGTATTATCAGAAGAATTGTTTAAATTAATATCAGGTGTTGAGGATTGCAAGCTTAATCCATTGTTCTTAATGATGGACTCTGGTGCAAGGGGTAACAAATCTCAGATTAAGCAGCTTGGTGCGCTTCGTGGTTTGATGGCAAATCCATCGGGAGAAATTATTGAGTCACCTATTACCTCTAATTTTAGAGAGGGATTGACAGTACTTGAATACTTTATTTCTTCTCACGGTGCTCGTAAGGGTCTTGCCGATACAGCTCTTAAAACAGCTGACTCTGGTTACCTTACAAGAAGACTTGTGGATGTAGCTCAAGATGTGATTATCATGGAAGAGGACTGCGGTACTCTCAATGGTATTGAAGTCTCTGCGATTAAGCAAGGTCAAGAAGAGCTTCTTCCTCTCAAAGATAGAATTTTTGGAAGAACACTTTGTGACGACATTTATTTGCCAGGTGATAAGACAAAATTGCTTGCAAAGAGTGGGGATACATTGACGGTGATTCAAGCAGAGGCTGTTGATGACTCTGGTATTGAGCTTGTCAAAATTCGCTCAGTTCTTACTTGTGAAAGTAAGAGAGGTGTCTGTGCTAAATGTTACGGCTTGAATCTTGCAAATGGAAGAAATGTAGGGCTTGGAGAGGCTGTTGGTATTATTGGTGCACAGTCAATTGGTGAGCCAGGAACTCAGCTTACAATGCGTACATTCCACTTGGGTGGTATTGCATCTGCAGGACTATCTCCAGAGCTTATCACAGAAGAAGCGGGTGTCTTAATCTATACAGATTTGCGCACCGTTGAAAATGAAGAGGGGCACTGGTTAGTTCTCAATAAAAATGGTCTTTTACATATTGTAAAAGATGAACAGAGAACGTTAGAAGAGTATAAGAAGCTTCTAAGAACTAAGTCCATAGAGCCTTTACAGACGTTTTCTGCAGAACTGGGCACTAAGATTTTATTGCCAGATGGCTCTCATGTTAAAGTGGGAACAAAAGTTGCTGAGTGTGAGCAACATAATATTCCGATCATTTGCGATAGACCAGGTTATGTTAAATATGAAGACTTAGTAGAGGGTATCTCAACAGAAAGAGATGTTAACAAGCAAACAGGACAAGTTGAGTTAGTTGTAAAGCAACATAGAGGGGAACTTCATCCTCAGATTGTAATTTACGCTGATAAAGACTGCACTGAACTTGTTGGAACTTATGCGATCCCATCAAGTGCGATCATTTCTGTATCTGAGGGACAACATGTGTCAGCAGGGCGCTTACTTGCAAGACTGCCACGTGGTGCAATCAAAACAAAAGACATCACTGGAGGCCTTCCTCGTGTTGCTGAGCTTTTTGAAGCACGTAAGCCAAAAGATGCAGCAGAGATTGCTAAAATTGATGGTGTTATTGATTTCAGAGGTGTTCAGAAAAACAAACGTATTGTAGTTGTCGTCGACGAAGTGTCTGGTATGGAAGAGGAACATCATATTACTAAGCACTTGATTGTTCAAAGGGGCGATCACGTAATAAAAGGACAACAGCTTACAGATGGCCTTGTTGTGCCACATGAAATACTTGATATTTGCGGTGTAAGAGAACTTCAAAAGTACTTAGTAAACCAAGTGCAAGAAGTGTATCGTCTTCAAGGTGTGGACATCAATGATAAGCACATTGAAATTATTGTGCGTCAGATGCTGCAAAAAGTGCGTGTTCTTGACCCAGGTGATACAACTCTGCTCTTTGGTGAAGAGGTGACTAAGAAAGAATTTTACGAAGAAAATCGTAAGGTCATTGAGGAGGGCGGTAAGCCTGCGCAAGCAGCTCCTGTGCTTCTTGGTATTACGAAAGCTTCTTTGGCAACAGAGTCATTCATGTCAGCAGCTTCCTTCCAAGATACAACACGCGTCCTTACAGACGCTGCTTGTGGTGGTAAGAAAGACCTTCGAAGAGGTCATAAGGAGAGCATTATTATGGGACAAATCATTCCAAGTGGTACAGGCTTTGAGCGCTACCGCGAAGTTCGCAAACTTAGCGAGCTTGACCTGGATGATGAACTCCTTTTTGACTTCACGGCTTAA